taatttaatcatatcaTAACCCTATGGAAGGAATAGgaaaattgttgtaattatattcctaaagatgataaaaataaatgtaagaATATAACTTAGCAtttctacaaaaaaaagaagacgGGAAACTAATCAACCAGTAAAAATATTCACATGAaacaatgattaaaaaaaatattgaaaacatgCCTCCACAACTTTTTGGTACCAACTCTTTGATGctcaacattttgttcaatCTTCTACCCTCCTCCTAAAGTGTTGCAGCTTCTGACTTTCTTCTACAGCATTTGTAAGAGTTCCTGTACAATTTCGGAGATCGGGGGCCGAAATTCAGGCTCTCTCTGCCAAAAGGTTGGCCAAAAATGTTAGTAAAGAGAAGTAAGTATCTATGGTAACTTGATATCAAGCAAAAGTTGTAGAGAAGGTTACCATTATGCAAGAGGAAATAATATCAGCAAAGCGCGATAACGATTTAGCAGGATACATGCCATTAAGTGATGGATCGACCATTCGTGATAATGCATCGATATCATGGAGCCTTGGAACAGCCCATCGAACAAGAAATTGTTCTCCTCGAGGCAGTGATCTAGAGTTTAACAGTCGAGTAAGAACGTGAATATTGTAACTTaggaaaacaaaactaaaaggtAGCAAACAGTGAATAATGGATTTCACTGATTTCAGATTTGCATACCGATCGCAAGACTTTCGACCAGTCAAAAGCTCTAGCATTACGACTCCGAAGCTATAAAGATCACTTTGGTAAGTGTAAGTTCCTAGCTCAAATTCAGGAGCACTATAACCCTGAGCTGGGAGGGATGGCGCAGATGACtatgtaataaaatttgtgttagCAACAATGTATTTCTCGCAACTTCTACATTTAATAAGTTCTCAGATGCTAATTGATTCTAGGATTTGGATAAAGTACCTGAGTAGCTGAAGGCAGCAGCCGAGCTAAGCCAGAGTCAGAGACTCGTGGTTTTAGCTCATTGTCCAAGAGAATGTTAGCAGACTTGAAATTTTGGTGCATGATAGGCGGTTGACAGGCTTCATGCAGATACCTGTCTCACAAGAGAATGAAAGAACTTAATACCATTAGTGCTATACCATTTCATTGAAATCTGTCCTGCAAACTCAATTATTCATTCACTTACTCGAGGGCACGTGCAGCTCCAAGTGCAATCCTCACACGTACATTCCATGAAAGCTTTTGATGCATCTCCTTGTCAACATGGAGTGCATCATAGAGTGTGCCATTTTTGCAGTACTCGTAAATGAGTAGGTATTGTCCATGCTCAGCACAATATCCCACAAGCTCCACAATGTTATCATGCCGAATTTGACATATACTAGACACCAGGTCGTGAAAATCATCATCATTCCAATGAGTTGAAGAGGATCCATCCAGTTTCTTAACAGCCAGAAGCTGAAGAAAATTTTTTGACTCCGTCACAAGGAAAGTAAAAGTATTAGGAATTTAGCTACTTATTTGAGGGTGATTAAATTACTTACCCTTCCACTTGGCAGTTCAGCACTATAGACACTACCAAGCATGCCTCTCCCAAGAAGATTATCTTCAGAGAAACTATTAGTATACTGCTGAAGTGACGCGATTGTGAAAACTTTTAAAGAACTTGTTTTCAGTTTTCTAGGTACTTTACTGGGCACTTCAGCCGCCATTGGTTTTGCAATCTCCTGAGTTGAAAGGAGTGGAAAAGGAGGGGGAGGAGGTGGTGGAGGGAAGTCATCCATGCTTATGCTCGAACTCTCTGTATGGTCTCGTCGGAAACTTGTATTAGAggcatcttttcttttcccatttGTGTCCTGTCTATCATGTAGCCTTGGGGTTGTAAAATCCATTGTTCTATCCTTCATTCTGTCTCTATCAAGTGGCTTAAGAGTGGTCTCCTTTGGACcttaaagaaaacaagtcTATTAAGTCAGGTTTCACGTAAGTTAAGATTGCCTAAATTTGATaagtgaaaaattaaaagacgACAAAGAGATGTGCTGGTTTGTACCTTTCTCCATGTCTACACCTTCAACCGAGGGCTTCATGGGTTTAGGCTTGTATTTAGAAGCCATATCAGTGTTGTCACGAACAATCTTGTTGTCTTTTCGACGCTTGCTTCTTTTCAAGCATATTGACACAAGAAGACAGAATCCTAATGCTACTAATATTACTGTCCCAATAATAACAATCCAAATGATTCGCTTAGCAGAGAAAAAGCTCCTTGCTCCATCTGATGATTCAGGAGTCCCAGGCCACAATGGCTGGCCTCCACCTGCTTGTCTAGTTGGTGGTCCCACAGTAACTGGCGCAACAGCAAATGGTGAAGGGGCTAAAGCAGGTGCAGACGGAATTATTGTAGTATTGAAAGGGTTCCCATCTTTTCTGCATATATAACAACAGCACAGTTGATAGGATATAATATTTCCGTCTAAAAAGGAAAGACCAAGTTATctaagaaagaagaggaaaacaaGATATGTAAagtaatgaaaattgaaaatgtacaAGGGAAATAATGTCAGTTAGGAACTTGGCTTCACATTTCACAAAGTCtcaggcaaaaaaaaaaaaaaaaccatcccTGCATGCATAATAACCATATTTTCAGAAAATGCTTGAATTCACCTGAAATTTGGAATGCCCAACAACTTTGCAGGTATAGGTCCAGAAAATAGGTTGTTCTCTATATTCCTGCATACCAGTGagtaaattttcaattgtagGACAACACCAGCAATTCCCATCCACTTTTCAGCATTAAGATACTATATCCTTTATTGAATGTGatgaacaaaaacaagaatgaagtttttttttcaaatcataaatGAAGTAAGAATAGTACAAGTCTGACAACGGAAGATCCTGTAGAGGGTCAAGCAACCCAGAAAGTTGATTGTTCTGCAAGTGCCTGaagacaaaaaattaaatatgcaTATAACCCACCGGTAAATGTGAAACGTGGAGAATTGAAAGttcttacaaatattaacTCACAATGTAGTAAGGGATAACAAATCAGCCACCGAAGGAGGCAGCTGACCACTCAAGTTGTTGCTTGACATGTCCCTAAATAATAGAAGATGATCAGACTCAAATTTCAGAGAGGCTATCTGAGTTAAATGAAGACACTCACAAGTTATTCAAGCCATTAAGCAGCTGGAAGACATCAGGTATTGCCCCGGTAAGAAGGTTGTTATTTAGTGACCTGATGGGCAATAAAGGCAGGTATTGAGGAAATTGGATAGATGATGGCCTGAAAATTGGCACCaagataataagaaaattcaattgtCAATGAACTTACAGGTCCATTAGTTGTGCTAGCGAGGCCAGTGCAGGGGGAATGCTTCCAGTGAATTGATTGGCTGATAAAGAACTAAACAATGAAAACgacaaatgttaaaaatacCAGAAAAGGACCATTACAAAGAATGTAAATAGTATTAGTTAGCAATGACTAGCTGGTAAAGTTTTTCAAACTGAAGAAATTGAGAGGTAACATACAGACTTCTCAGTGTAGGGGGCAGTGTGGATGGAATATTCCCTCCAATATGATTGTTGCTAAGATCCCTACTCCATAAAACAGtagaaaaaaacttcaaaagacCATAAGTGCAGTTATGCAATTAGTATAACGGATAGGGACCCATCTTTAAGATTCACATTCACAATGAAGTTGAAACCTACATTGATATTATTGACTCGAATTGGTCCAAGCTAGTGCCTAGCTCTCCTCCTAAATTCAATCCACTGAGTTGTCTGTGGCAAAACCAAACGATTGTTACATTATTAACAGAAAGGAAACTGAAGTTCgctaaaaaatgatgaattgaATTCACATACAAAGATGTTATATTTGAGAATACACATTCAACCCCTTGCCACTTCTCCCCACATGGATCACCTCCCACAAGAATCCATCCTCGCAAAGGAGGGTAGCcaagagaaataaataatgcaTTGATTGCAGCAActagaaataagaaaaagaagaaaaagaagaaaatcagTAACGAGTAAGAAAATGACAGTAACAAGAACACGAAGCAAGAAGCAGAAGGCTAAGGGAGAGCAGGTTTTGCACAGCAGGTGCTATTTACAAGCATTTtccttctgtttttttttttttttttttttatcttttcagaTAACCAAACAGAGACGAAAAATCTCAAACACTGTCCAAatgaagtaaaaattaaatagaacaCTTTAGGTATCTGGCTTACCATCGCGAAGGTCAGTATCTCCAAAGCAAAAAGGGTTGATGAAAACCAAGAGCAGCCCAATTAGGATCTTCATAAGCAAATTCCAATTAGCACAACCCATTAGCCAAACAGAGCTCTACTCAAAATCCCACTTGAAttttttcgtttcttttaTCTGGGCAAACAATCAGCCAAATCTAAGCTTCCCCTCTTTCAAGAACACCATACGTATTAAAACACTTCAGCATCAAACAACCCAAAGAGCTCCAAAGAATCtaagattattaaaaaaaaaaaaaaaaaaaactcacaaccCCACAATGGAGAAAACAAGGTAAAGAAGCacaaaaatcaacaaaaggtAAAGATGGGTCAGCCTCCTTAGCGAAACATATGGATTATCTTTCACACCAGAGACGAAAAAGAGAAGGGAATAATGAATAGAAGCAAACAAATACCAAATAGAGCAAAATGCAAGTATAAAGAAGTGGAGGAGGAAGTAATGGAAAAGCTTTTTTCtcctttaacttttttttaaaaattagaaattgtATGAAGCACCCTGTTCCAGCAgagaagaaaaccaaaaaggCAGAAATgcatagaagaaagaaagcaaatgttttaaaaaaagaaaagtgggaTATATCCCCATCCCTTTTTCGtttaaaaaggaacaaaatatGATTCTTTATTCACGTGGAAATTTGAGACTTTAGAActttgaaaataacaaaattggaTGGGTATAATCTTTGCAAACGGTCGAAATTGGAGATTAGAAGTTTAGAAGTTAGAAGGACACTAATTGTGGACACTGCCCACCGGCTGCAAGGGTCCACACCTCACGCTCAATCTCATCCCTTCTTCCTtaagtttttctctttctactTACCTATCATATTTCACtattctatatataaactatactTTCCAtcttacaaataataataataaaactaaataaaatcatttacaatattttttttattttgtttagtatatttacttttaaatattaaattttaatctttatacttcaaacaaaaaaatcaaagtatagttatattttatattggtTTTAATCTTAGTgctcatatattttttttaaataatatttggattgaattttttttgcaatatATTCACATGTTATAAATTATTgcatatatttattgttaggtttgttaaagaaatggttaactaaatttaagatttatgaaaaatatataaactaaaattatatattaaaaatatgttaaacaAGCTTAGGAGCCCAAATCATTTGTTAACCTAAAACTACACAGTTATGTTTAATTATGTgtaaatgttatatttaattttgtttagttatttgaagttaacttctattaatttatttaattaataattgcaataatttttttgaaacaaacaTTAACCCAATTAAGTTTCAAAACAACATACTTGAtcaaattatacaaattaaatttcaatattataattttattttatttactagATTGATCAAATatacgttttttttcttaatgggACAAATACTCTATTATTGAAATtcgaaagtttttttttttaaaaatcttcatTTTGTTTAGAACACTAAAAGACTAAAAGACGTTggtgaaattttaaaagaattattaactatttgttattttttaaaaaaaaaaaatagattattgGAGTGATCtcgttaaattaaaaaaaaaaggtgagaaaaaaaatctcttgaaacaaaaataagttcaattttttactctccttttatttctctattacaattatttgttttaaactaTTCTGGTtgtcaaatatataaactttgccaaataattttttgtgatATGGATTACCAAAGAGAagttgagttttattttatttcctctCGACATAAGAActtgtattattatattatgtgaAGTTGTACTTACACATGCCAAGATCTATCAATATTGTGAAGTtcgtaaatttttttagtatggtaaaaaaaaaaaaagtgacaaATACATACTTAAAGTTGTGATTTGATTGATATCTATAGTAATATCTTAAAGCCCACTCCAAGAAAGTGTCAAAGAACTTGTGTTTGGCAATAATCATTATTTGGCTGACTATTTCACATTCCAATTAggaaattgattaattgtatATTTACTCAAAGTTTAAAACCAATTAATTAGCACAACACAACCTTAATTTGCTCTTCattgctttatttatttctatcaTGAATGATGCCTCAACCACTGTGGTGATCTGGCTTTtgattatacattttttaaatcataattagATGGTTGGTTTTAACTTAGAGAACAcactatttataaattaaaacatctCTAGTTGCTTGggctttatatatatatatatatatatatattggtacTTGGTTAAAAATACACTAGCAATTACCAAATCCCATCATATCATGTTACTTTCTTTCAATACTCTTCAATTTCTTGTTAtcttaatatcaatttttttttatcaaaaggTCAATTGGACTAGTTCATGTGTTGgctaaaaaatagaaaaataatattcccACTTAAAGTGATCTGTTTTGATTAAGCTTTACATAATTTTAGGATTTAATCAAGTgagatttttaattattttttcattgttgTGGATAGATATGTTTATTTCATCCCATTAAACCTATTGCATTTTTTGAATGATTCATAAACtttattcttatatttaaatcaacatCCATtacattaacttttttttgccTGTGTTAACAAGAAATTTATTCtcttcaaaaggaaaaaaaaaatgtttattttaaaagattatggATCCACTgaaaaaacacttaaaaagaaataattttttatttactaattatatactttctatattatttatttatgtgtgtgtgtgtatataagtcttttttttttttttttgacataaAGATTGTTGGAGTGAATTGATGGGGAAAatcaataacttttttaatatgacacacatatatatagacatGGTGTCTGTCTCACGTTAAAGACATAATTTGCATACAATGATTAAGAAATTAGGTGTTAAagattcaaaactaaataactTTACAAGTgatgaataaattatataactttCCACTTGAAcaatggaagaaaattatGTGACCTTTACCATGGCACCCCTCTCTCAATTGAGCAAAACAAATGTTTGGTGTAGAAGcaacaacaaagaagaagtAATAGATTGCTTGTATTTCACTAGATAAAAGATTcacattatcattattaatacATCATAAGATTGCCACAGAAACATCGTCAGTCTTATCATAGTTTCAATTGGTTAATTAAAGACGCACATTTCATCCAAATATTGGAAATCCAAATCTTCTAGTTTGACTTGAGCATAGCttatacttttaataacatactctttcatttttttaaattttccattCCTTCTTCCCTTTATGATATAGCTTTTGAGATTGCAAGTAAATTGTGTATAGATGTCTGAAGAATAGAGGGAGAATGACtaatttggattttgattaataataaatatatttttaataaccattaattatgtttttataaaCGAACTCCATCAATGATGTATTGAAATctaaaatgataatgataGAAAATTTTGCTCTTCAGTTGCATTGATTGAGACACTTTGTTCTTTTCAATGTTAATGGTTTACGAAACATACATGACTAAAAAGACGATCCTCCCAACTACATAATCACTCCATTTTAAGTTAAGATGGCATTTAGTGCAAGATTTTAAGTGAATTTTATGTTGCTGATTTATAGTTCATCacattctattttatttcaattgtGGTTACTTGAGTGACTGAc
This DNA window, taken from Cucumis sativus cultivar 9930 chromosome 6, Cucumber_9930_V3, whole genome shotgun sequence, encodes the following:
- the LOC101209168 gene encoding protein STRUBBELIG-RECEPTOR FAMILY 3 isoform X1, whose amino-acid sequence is MGCANWNLLMKILIGLLLVFINPFCFGDTDLRDVAAINALFISLGYPPLRGWILVGGDPCGEKWQGVECVFSNITSLQLSGLNLGGELGTSLDQFESIISMDLSNNHIGGNIPSTLPPTLRSLSLSANQFTGSIPPALASLAQLMDLSLNNNLLTGAIPDVFQLLNGLNNLDMSSNNLSGQLPPSVADLLSLTTLHLQNNQLSGLLDPLQDLPLSDLNIENNLFSGPIPAKLLGIPNFRKDGNPFNTTIIPSAPALAPSPFAVAPVTVGPPTRQAGGGQPLWPGTPESSDGARSFFSAKRIIWIVIIGTVILVALGFCLLVSICLKRSKRRKDNKIVRDNTDMASKYKPKPMKPSVEGVDMEKGPKETTLKPLDRDRMKDRTMDFTTPRLHDRQDTNGKRKDASNTSFRRDHTESSSISMDDFPPPPPPPPFPLLSTQEIAKPMAAEVPSKVPRKLKTSSLKVFTIASLQQYTNSFSEDNLLGRGMLGSVYSAELPSGRLLAVKKLDGSSSTHWNDDDFHDLVSSICQIRHDNIVELVGYCAEHGQYLLIYEYCKNGTLYDALHVDKEMHQKLSWNVRVRIALGAARALEYLHEACQPPIMHQNFKSANILLDNELKPRVSDSGLARLLPSATQSSAPSLPAQGYSAPEFELGTYTYQSDLYSFGVVMLELLTGRKSCDRSLPRGEQFLVRWAVPRLHDIDALSRMVDPSLNGMYPAKSLSRFADIISSCIMREPEFRPPISEIVQELLQML
- the LOC101209168 gene encoding protein STRUBBELIG-RECEPTOR FAMILY 3 isoform X2, giving the protein MDLSLNNNLLTGAIPDVFQLLNGLNNLDMSSNNLSGQLPPSVADLLSLTTLHLQNNQLSGLLDPLQDLPLSDLNIENNLFSGPIPAKLLGIPNFRKDGNPFNTTIIPSAPALAPSPFAVAPVTVGPPTRQAGGGQPLWPGTPESSDGARSFFSAKRIIWIVIIGTVILVALGFCLLVSICLKRSKRRKDNKIVRDNTDMASKYKPKPMKPSVEGVDMEKGPKETTLKPLDRDRMKDRTMDFTTPRLHDRQDTNGKRKDASNTSFRRDHTESSSISMDDFPPPPPPPPFPLLSTQEIAKPMAAEVPSKVPRKLKTSSLKVFTIASLQQYTNSFSEDNLLGRGMLGSVYSAELPSGRLLAVKKLDGSSSTHWNDDDFHDLVSSICQIRHDNIVELVGYCAEHGQYLLIYEYCKNGTLYDALHVDKEMHQKLSWNVRVRIALGAARALEYLHEACQPPIMHQNFKSANILLDNELKPRVSDSGLARLLPSATQSSAPSLPAQGYSAPEFELGTYTYQSDLYSFGVVMLELLTGRKSCDRSLPRGEQFLVRWAVPRLHDIDALSRMVDPSLNGMYPAKSLSRFADIISSCIMREPEFRPPISEIVQELLQML